Part of the Spinacia oleracea cultivar Varoflay chromosome 5, BTI_SOV_V1, whole genome shotgun sequence genome, tttatatatttccCGCACGCATAGCGTAACAAAATATCCAACAACAAAGTCTTTTTAATGGTCATTTCACATATTATATAGCTAACAACTAATTCATCAAACAATTTTACACAAACAACTAATTCAACCACCTAGTCAAACTAATTAATACAAAAAGTTAACAGCTAACCGTTAGTCAAACCAACTAACATCTAACAACAAACGGTTTCTAACCAAATAAGGCCTTAATTTGCAATAATATCCAATAGAATCTAACTTTTCATAAATCGAATAGAATCAAGCCATACAAAATTTgcaattgaaattttgacacaccGATTACCCGAAATATAATTCTTTTCAAAAGAAATTGTGGGTGCGAAAAATTGAAGGCAAAGAGAACGGTCAGAACTCAGAACCATCCACGAGAAGAAAACTCCATTCTTTTCTATGGTCAACTGAAAACTGAAGCTTCTTTCGTTTGCATATCTTTCAACTAAATCGTAAACCCTAACCcacatttcttttcattttactCAGAAAATCATTCAGTTATGGCATTTATAGCAACAATTCGATTATCCCCTGTAAAATTCCCAACTCAATTTCAACTACTTTCACTCGAATCGCCTCAACCCACTCTATCCACAAAATCCATAAAATTTAAGCAGCTCAGAGTCAATGCTTCAGCCTCGATTGGTTCTTCCAATGTCCCTGTTGCTGATAAACTCTCCACTCTAAAAAAGGTGATTCTTTTTTTTGggaatttgtttgttttttcattattCTTTGTAAAATTATGCTAAATTTGTTTGGGAATATTTCTGTCATGCTCATTTTAATCATTAGTtctgtcaattttttttttttttatctttgtgTATATTCTAGGGTTTTCTCATTAGTTTTATGCTGTATTAATTTTCAGAATGATTATTGGCAATGGAAGTTCAGTGacaaatcaatcaaaatttatTATGAGGAACATGAAAAAGAGGGTTCTgagcctagtaaaaatatgctAATGATACCCACAATTTCTGATGTTAGCACAATGGAAGAATGGAATTTGGTGGTTTCGGAAATTTTGCAACAGGATGGTAGTGAAAATTTGAGGGCTACACTTGTTGATTGGCCTGGTCTAGGCAACTCAGACCGGCCCAAGTTGGATTATACTGCAGATGTCATGGAGAAGTTCCTATCAGACCTGATTAATTCTCCTGGGAGTCCTGTGTGTAGATCAGGTGTGCTCAATTGGCTATATTTTTGCTGTGATGATTGCAGTCTTGTAGATATTGATCGATGTTGAACTAATGATGTGTATGATTTCATTTACTCCTGGTCAAAAAAGAATATGTGTGTGGTTCTTTGCAAGTGTGATGAGATTTCCTGCATAATTTTGTTTTGTGTGTGTGAATAACTGAATACTCAATACTTATTTGTTATGTTATATGCATTGAGCTAAAGGCTGGTTGATGGAATTAGATGCTTAAGATTTCCAGATCATTGGGCTGTACTAGCTACCTCTTAGAAAATAGTGTGCTTGTAGCCTAATTTGAAGTATCTGAGTGTCTTCCACTCTTCCCCTTTTCGGAGTGTTTAGAAACGCAAGTACTTAGGTGGGTGAAAACTGATGATTTTTATAATCATTCAGTTTTGCTGAAGTTTATTTTGTTACTGTTTTATGCCTTGACTTCAGGATGATGATGCCTTTTTATTTCAGCAGTTACTTCCTGAATTTTGTCTGCTGTTAATAGTAACATGATTGAAATTGAGCAAATTATTAGTTTTCTGGCTTCAGGAGTACTTTATGCTAACGATTGAAATATTCCTGTTTCATAGTTGTAACATACTCAGCGGTTGTTTGGCTTACACAGAGAAAGGGACATGAATTTAGGCAACTTAGGGCAAAGGAATTACAAAGGGGGTTTCAATGTGATGTTGGTTCAAATATGAAATCCTACTTTATTCCTTTTTCAGGTTGTAAGATGATTAGTATCTGCAATAAGAGAATGAAGTCATTTGACCCATACCCATACGGCCATACCCTTTACCTCTGTCCCTCTCTTCTTTTACCACCCTAACTCCTCCATTTCAACTGCTAGCTTCCCCCTCCCCCTCTACACCTTCCTGTTTTTTCCGTGTCCTTACCTCCATGGTGACCATGTAATTGCAGTAGCAACATCACCTTCTCTTTGCATTAGCAACATCACCTTCTCTTATGGGAAGGAGTCCCCGATCCATGAAATTAAACTAAAGAGTCTACAGTATGCCGTGTTAAACTAATAGTTTGTTGGTTGCCTTCGAGAGGAAGCACCGAAGCATGTTTCGCTTGGTCAAGGTTTCTTGAGATTTGAGTGAACAGTAAACCCCAAAAGATAACCACACCCTTAACCTTGCTGTGCGCCTGTGCCATGGAAGCAAACATTCTTGGCTCGCAAGCATTATTCTTTATCTTGCGCTGCCATTAATCGAATCACACCATTTGAAATTGTTGCACTTCCCTTAGGCTTTGAGGATAACTGTAGTTTTGTTGATCACATGGAGTCTCAGGGTGGGGGAAATAATATTTACCTAGCTATGTCACTGAAAAGCTACTCTTTGCCGCCTACTTTACACTCTCTGTCATACTCCTGGGTTTGCGTTCCTTTGAACACAATCCCTGAGAAGCCATACAAACCACAAGGTAGCAACAAATTAAACGTCGTGCAAACTTTTAGACCCGTCTTCTTACCATAATTATGACAGAACTTTTATATTAAGAGAGCACCGTTACTGAGGCATAAatttgaatattatattcaaggACATGTTGGTTATGAACTTATGAAAATTGTCCTTTGTCCTTCCTGTTTATGAATGGGTTCTTCCCGTTATTCCCGTTAATCTGTTATCCTCTATTCTGTTGGCCTTGTTAATCCTCATGCTACATGGGCTTGAGTTAGTGTGGCGGCCTACTGTGGTCTAACCTGTAATTTCGGGGcttcattttgatttttatttgttGTCAACTCAGCATCCCATTTATCTTGTTTCGTATAAGCTGCTAGTGCTTATAGTCTCTGACGTGTAATTAGTTGGTTTCATGTGAAATTCTTGTCTTTATGGATTTCCCCTGCATTTTTCTTGAAATGGTTGCTGCTGATGTCTTGTACTCAAAGCTTATCTCTGAACTTCTGGTGTTTATGCTTTGAAGCTCTTACATGACAACTTATCTTGCTTATACTTCTCTGGTACAAAGACAGGCAACGATTTGGTGGTTGTTGGTGGTGGACATGCTGCCACTATGGCAGTCCTAGCAGCTAAGAAGGGTTTAATGAAACCAGCAGCCATCATAGCTGTAGCTCCAACCTGGGCTGGTCCTCTTCCAATAGTCTTCGGACGTGATTCCAACATGGAGTCCAGGTAataaaatattgattaattCTCTCCGAGGAATTTTACAGAGTTCAAAGTGTTGTCAAATGGGCATCGACACAGACGTTTAATATCATACTAAGTACTCTTATATGCAGTTGACGTATActtggtatttttttaatagtaTTGTTTAGTGTGACATGAAACTCCCTCTTGGTCTTTCATGCATTTTACCATCTTTTCTCTCTTCCAGTCTGAACTTGCTAATATATTTAGGTGTGatatttgtttttgaacttTGCAAGGTATGGGCTTCTACGGGGAACTTTGAGGGCCCCAGCTTTGGGTTGGATGATGTACAATGTTCTTGTCAGCAACGAAAATGCGATTCAATCCCAGTACAAGTCGCATGTTTATGCAGATCCTGCAAATGTTACCCCAGAAATTGTGCAGAGCAGATATGCATTGACAAAGAAGGAAGGAGCTCGATATGTACCTGCTGCTTTCTTGACAGGTCTCTTAGATCCTGTCAAATCTCGAGAGGAGTTTCTTGATATATTTGCATCAATGGAGGGAAACATTCCTGTTCTAGTAGTTTCAGCTTCCGGTGCTCCAAAAAGGTCAAAGGCTGAGATGGAAGCTCTTCGAGGTGCTAAAGGGGTGTCCAAGTTTGTTGAAGTACCGGGCGCTCTTTTGCCTCAAGAAGAGTACCCCAAGGCTGTTGCTGAGGAAATTCAGAGATTCTTGCTAGAGATTTAAGCAGGGTTTAGAAGAGGTCTTTGTTACCTTTTCATCCCTTTCGGGTTTTTCCTACCCTAAATATTATGTCATTGTTTCATGTATAAGTGTATAACAATTTAAGAGTATGTATTCTTATAGAAAAAACAATGTAAAGAGTATACAAAAAATCTGTTCAGAAGTGGAAATTTGTTATGCAGGAAAGTTTGTTTGTGTAATAATTCTTCGTCTGGAATAATCGTGGCATATTTTGAATTCGTTTAAGTCGGTTCATCAATAAGGTGGTGTATCTCCATCTCGAGCTTCAGCTACGCGGTGAAGGAGGAAATGGAAAGCGAGAGGATTGCTCCGGTTAAGCAGTTGCTGTTGTTTTCTAAAATTACTTAAGGGGAGAGGAACAGGAAAGTACACGAAAGGAGTAGAAAGAGACGCAGAGAGCAGCTCCTTGGCTTACTACTCCGTACTTACTAGTGATGATTAGCAGCTAAGTGACAGAATTTGATGAGTTGcttgtactacctccgtttctgaaagttctttacgctttggaaaatgtgtcaaaagtataaaaactttgaccgtaaattctcactattatatacatcaaaacattacatgtaagatcttgttagattggtctcgatatgtattttcagaatatcaaaattttataattttttcacatacgaaatttggtactccctccgtctctttttgttctttttttttttttttgacaaaggcTAACTAAAcaatctttttgttctttacgtttgatgtTATTCACGCGATTTTACGATcatttaatgtgcattgagattactctactttttttttatttaagcaataaaaattacgtttatttataatgttttcacttttatcaaaaatctgacattgggaaaatgagaaatatttaatgtccaatggatttaattggttaaaataatatttgggcacaaattctgataaaatattaatgtattatgtgataatataaaaagaaatgtaaaaaacaaaatgagACACCCGAAATAGaatacgtaaaaaacaaaaagagacggagggagtatattagtagttaaatattgcattggagttcgtgcaaatagtaactgtaaagatttttttgaaacggaggtagtatagtTTACACGACAGGTCACAAGTTattattagaaaaaaaaaataggattATAGTATATGTCATTATTAGaagattttggtaatattttagtcaaattaatcatatcaataataaaaaatatatttattcaaAATAGGTAAAATTAACACATTAAGCCTATCGAATATTTAAGTAAAtttatcatattaaacatacaaaatatataatacgtattAGGATAGtttcaaaataaattttaaacagAATACGTAGTAGGGAGGAAATTGTATATTAGATTATTAAATGAATATGTTCATGATTTATTAACTATGCAATAACTTTAAagataaatatttcagttaaatattttatattaaaaatggTCGAATAATAATCTTTGGATATCCGTACATGTACGGGACTTAATCCAGTTACtctataaaataaacataacTAAAAACATTTCTAATAAAAGCAACCCTATTTACTATTTCATTTCCTGGATTACACTAAAAAAAGAGTATCTATTTCATTTTCTggatttcaaaatatcaactttttataatttttgcataaagagaatttaagatgtaaatgatcaaagttgtgcattggcatgtgtgcaactaacaaacgttgcgagtattaaaagacggaggaagtatcaaTTAATTATTGTGGGGAGTGTTTGTAAAAGAAGCAGTAACCCCACTTAAGGGTGTTTTAGGCAAGTTTTCCTTTCAATTCTTAATTTTGTTCAtaaatgaaattttaatttcatgtcaaatctaattaattaaaatgcatCTCCGTTCAATTAAGTAGATAAATGAACAGAAATTATAACTAATGCACCTCCTTTCTTGAAGTTGATGGTATCTTAAACCATTTACACATTTGTCTGCAATATTTTCTTCTTTATTTCCCGTACTATTAAACTCAAGAAAAACTAACACTTAAATATTAATTGCGAAAAT contains:
- the LOC110799373 gene encoding uncharacterized protein, coding for MAFIATIRLSPVKFPTQFQLLSLESPQPTLSTKSIKFKQLRVNASASIGSSNVPVADKLSTLKKNDYWQWKFSDKSIKIYYEEHEKEGSEPSKNMLMIPTISDVSTMEEWNLVVSEILQQDGSENLRATLVDWPGLGNSDRPKLDYTADVMEKFLSDLINSPGSPVCRSGNDLVVVGGGHAATMAVLAAKKGLMKPAAIIAVAPTWAGPLPIVFGRDSNMESRYGLLRGTLRAPALGWMMYNVLVSNENAIQSQYKSHVYADPANVTPEIVQSRYALTKKEGARYVPAAFLTGLLDPVKSREEFLDIFASMEGNIPVLVVSASGAPKRSKAEMEALRGAKGVSKFVEVPGALLPQEEYPKAVAEEIQRFLLEI